One part of the Maribacter aquivivus genome encodes these proteins:
- a CDS encoding cysteine desulfurase family protein yields the protein MKHVYLDNAATTQIHPNVIAKMQDALGTYGNPSSTHSFGRTAKTAIESARKTIAKYINAQPSEIIFTSGGTEADNMIIRCAVRDLNVKTIITTRIEHHAVLHTVEELEQKGLIQLLYVDLDEYGNPDLVHLEALLQKDESKKLVSLMHVNNEIGNKIDLEEITLLSKKYGALVHSDTVQSLGHFNWDVKSFPIDFLAAAAHKFHGPKGIGFAFIRKNSGLSCMISGGSQERGLRAGTESFHNIVGLEEAFIHAYDNLDEDKKYVEGLKSYFIEMVNKEIPGAKFNGHSGDLDKSTYTLVNVCLPISEAKSMLLLFNLDMKGIACSKGSACQSGSDAGSHVLTQVLSAEDMKKPSVRFSFSTYNIKEDIDYTIGVLKDIIEA from the coding sequence ATGAAACATGTATATTTAGATAACGCAGCCACTACGCAAATTCACCCTAATGTTATTGCAAAAATGCAAGACGCATTAGGTACTTATGGTAACCCTTCTTCTACACATAGTTTTGGTAGAACGGCAAAGACAGCCATAGAAAGTGCTCGTAAAACTATAGCTAAGTATATTAATGCACAACCTTCAGAAATTATTTTCACATCTGGTGGCACCGAGGCAGATAATATGATTATTAGATGCGCCGTGCGTGATTTGAATGTAAAAACTATTATTACTACAAGAATTGAGCACCATGCAGTTTTACATACCGTAGAAGAATTAGAACAAAAGGGTTTAATTCAATTATTATATGTTGATTTGGATGAATATGGTAACCCAGATTTGGTACATTTAGAAGCACTTCTACAAAAAGATGAATCTAAAAAGTTGGTAAGTTTAATGCATGTAAATAATGAAATTGGAAATAAAATAGACTTAGAAGAGATTACTCTTTTGTCAAAAAAATACGGAGCTTTAGTTCATTCTGATACCGTACAATCTCTAGGACATTTTAATTGGGATGTAAAATCATTTCCTATTGATTTCTTAGCAGCTGCAGCACATAAATTTCACGGACCTAAAGGTATTGGTTTTGCTTTTATTCGTAAGAATTCTGGTTTAAGCTGTATGATATCTGGTGGTTCTCAAGAACGCGGACTTAGAGCTGGTACCGAGTCTTTTCATAATATCGTAGGTCTAGAAGAAGCTTTTATACATGCATATGATAATTTAGATGAAGACAAGAAATATGTTGAGGGGTTAAAATCTTACTTTATCGAGATGGTTAATAAAGAAATACCTGGTGCCAAATTTAATGGGCATTCGGGTGATTTAGATAAAAGCACGTATACTTTGGTGAATGTTTGTTTACCTATTTCTGAAGCTAAATCAATGCTACTTTTATTCAATTTAGATATGAAAGGTATTGCTTGTTCTAAGGGTAGTGCATGCCAGTCTGGTAGCGATGCAGGTTCTCACGTACTTACACAAGTATTATCTGCTGAAGATATGAAAAAGCCATCTGTACGCTTTTCGTTTTCTACTTATAATATCAAAGAAGATATCGATTATACGATTGGTGTTTTAAAAGATATTATAGAGGCGTAA
- a CDS encoding TonB-dependent receptor, with amino-acid sequence MKPPNILSLILLLCSAIGFAQNATITGIVLGHDNEPLPNVNITSKGLGTTTNSNGFYILEITSDKENTIIFSHIAYLDVVLENIILNTNETFEFNPVLKSDVTQIDGVTVSATGEKEVSNILNISPEKIRKIPGANSGVETILKLLPGVSSNNELSTQYAVRGGNYDENLVYVNEIEVYRPFLIRSAQQEGLSFVNSALVQNVKFSAGGFQAKYGDKLASVLDIKYKTPTLFSLRANASFLGASASLETVSKNQKLSSVSGVRYRNNSLLVNSQQTQSNFNPAFTDVQSYLTYRFSPKFQLNFLGNLAVNDYKNEPLNRQTNFGTIDNPQALVVYYEGQENNTYTTALGALKGSYFLNEKTTLKLISSIYHTIEEEYSDVVAAYELGDVDSNIGSNTAGEVLTSRGIGSQFNRTRNDLDALIFNLEHKGSHSMNNSVLEWGAKYTHEDIRDQLRESEFIDSAGFSIRPPRTEFINNQPSEPFDAPLEAYTGLNALNFVKTNRFSGYVQLGTQNTWKNAYIYYNIGIRSHHWTVSGTGVEKASQTVFSPRAQFAIKPEWKKDMLFRLSTGIYHQPPFYRELRDNTGTIQPNVKAQKAFHLVAGNEYSFLLWDRPFTLISEAYYKKLENVNPYTLEDVRIRYAANNDAEAYVYGAEVRLNGAFVPGTESWVSLGYLKTEENRNNRGYIPRPTDQRFKFAILFQDYIPTIPDVKMYLNLVYQTGVPGGSPSYADPYIFQNRLRDYKRADLGISYIFANKDKQFSRTHWLHNFKELSLGFEIFNLFNNQNSITNTWVRDADSKIEYAVPNYLTSRVLNLKLGLRL; translated from the coding sequence TTGAAACCACCTAACATTCTAAGCCTGATACTATTACTATGCAGCGCCATTGGTTTTGCACAGAATGCTACTATTACAGGTATAGTATTAGGTCATGACAATGAGCCCTTACCAAATGTAAATATTACGAGTAAAGGTTTAGGGACCACAACAAATTCTAACGGTTTTTACATTTTAGAGATTACCTCAGATAAAGAGAATACTATAATTTTCTCTCATATTGCTTATCTAGATGTTGTTTTAGAAAATATCATATTAAATACGAATGAAACGTTTGAGTTCAATCCTGTTTTAAAAAGTGATGTTACCCAAATAGACGGAGTTACCGTTTCTGCAACTGGCGAGAAAGAAGTCAGCAATATTTTAAACATATCTCCAGAAAAAATCAGAAAGATACCAGGTGCAAATTCCGGAGTAGAAACAATATTAAAGTTATTACCTGGTGTTTCATCTAATAATGAATTAAGTACACAATATGCTGTACGCGGAGGCAACTACGATGAAAACTTAGTGTATGTAAACGAAATAGAGGTATATAGACCGTTTCTAATTCGTTCTGCACAACAAGAAGGTTTAAGCTTTGTAAATAGTGCCTTAGTACAAAATGTAAAATTTTCAGCTGGCGGTTTTCAAGCGAAGTATGGCGATAAACTAGCCTCTGTTCTAGATATTAAATACAAGACCCCTACCCTATTTTCTCTTAGGGCAAATGCAAGTTTTCTTGGCGCTAGCGCTAGTTTAGAAACCGTTTCTAAAAATCAAAAATTAAGTTCTGTATCTGGAGTTCGTTATAGAAATAACTCTTTATTGGTTAATAGCCAGCAGACACAAAGCAATTTTAATCCGGCATTTACAGATGTTCAAAGTTATTTGACGTACCGCTTTTCGCCAAAGTTTCAACTTAATTTTCTAGGTAATTTAGCTGTTAACGATTATAAAAATGAACCGTTAAATAGACAGACTAATTTTGGCACTATAGATAACCCGCAGGCATTAGTAGTGTATTATGAAGGGCAGGAAAACAATACATACACTACCGCCTTAGGTGCTTTAAAAGGCAGTTATTTTTTAAATGAAAAGACCACTTTAAAACTTATATCCTCTATTTACCATACCATTGAAGAAGAATATTCAGATGTTGTTGCAGCCTATGAGCTTGGTGATGTTGATAGCAATATAGGAAGCAACACGGCAGGCGAGGTATTAACATCTCGCGGAATTGGTTCTCAGTTCAACCGTACAAGAAATGATTTAGATGCTCTAATCTTCAATTTAGAACATAAAGGTTCTCACTCCATGAACAATTCTGTATTGGAATGGGGAGCAAAATATACTCATGAAGACATAAGAGATCAGTTGCGAGAATCTGAGTTTATAGATTCCGCCGGATTTTCTATTAGACCACCTCGCACTGAATTCATAAACAATCAGCCTTCTGAACCTTTTGATGCACCATTGGAAGCATATACAGGGTTAAATGCTCTAAACTTTGTAAAAACGAATCGGTTTTCTGGTTATGTTCAATTAGGCACCCAAAATACATGGAAAAATGCATATATATACTATAATATAGGTATACGCTCACATCATTGGACCGTGAGTGGTACTGGTGTAGAAAAAGCATCACAAACCGTATTCAGTCCGCGTGCACAATTTGCTATAAAGCCTGAATGGAAAAAAGATATGCTCTTTCGACTATCTACCGGAATTTATCATCAACCACCTTTCTACCGAGAGCTACGTGATAACACCGGCACTATTCAACCCAATGTAAAAGCACAAAAAGCTTTTCATCTCGTTGCAGGAAATGAATATAGCTTTCTGCTTTGGGATAGGCCTTTTACACTGATTAGCGAAGCATATTACAAGAAATTAGAAAATGTAAACCCATATACCTTAGAAGATGTTCGTATTCGTTACGCTGCTAATAATGATGCAGAAGCTTATGTATATGGTGCAGAAGTTAGACTAAACGGTGCTTTTGTACCTGGCACAGAATCTTGGGTAAGTCTAGGATATTTGAAAACCGAAGAGAATAGAAATAATAGAGGCTACATACCTCGCCCTACAGATCAACGCTTTAAATTCGCTATTCTTTTTCAAGATTACATACCTACCATACCAGATGTAAAGATGTATTTAAACTTAGTTTATCAAACTGGTGTTCCTGGTGGCTCGCCCAGTTATGCTGATCCTTACATTTTTCAGAATAGATTAAGAGATTATAAACGTGCAGATTTAGGAATTTCCTATATTTTTGCAAATAAGGACAAACAATTTTCAAGAACACATTGGCTTCATAATTTTAAAGAATTGAGTTTAGGTTTTGAAATTTTCAATTTATTCAACAATCAGAATTCAATTACCAATACTTGGGTGAGAGATGCAGACAGCAAAATTGAGTATGCTGTGCCAAATTATCTTACTTCTAGAGTATTAAATTTAAAATTAGGATTACGCCTTTAA
- a CDS encoding M23 family metallopeptidase, giving the protein MKKISLGLLLLFCFNLFAQENYPKDAFGPPMDIPIILAGTFGELRSNHFHSGVDIKTQQREGVPINAIGDGTITRIKVSLWGYGKVLYIAHPNGYTSVYGHLQKFSPTIEAYIKKLQYNKKSFEVEVFPDYGELKVSKGELIAYSGNTGGSAGPHLHFEIRSSISEKPTNPLMYGLDVADATNPILEKLFVYPLTDKSHVNNNYKRTQVNFSKQTDGSFLADKVTALGEIGVGFIGFDRLDMAANKNGVYSVELSVNGKIYSLYDFESFSFGETRYINTLVDYDYYGRNRQKIQKSFKSAGNNLSIYKDLYNDGKIKINEGLSYTAKLLIKDYAGNKVELNIPVEGVKNLLGNKKVIAKTDNYVIAKKPNNFDLGGAKVYFPTNTFYENFYIDLKKGKDTVTIHRNTVPAHKNFTITFDVSKYSKEEQKQLFIARLDSKLRPNHANTYKRGNEFTTRTRNLGTYTLAKDSVAPTIRTKNFKDKQWLNNYKYLSVQIADDLSGIDKYSATLNGEWILMEYEPKRNTLTYNFDDKIADQTQCVLEVTVTDNVGNTNTLTTSFYRK; this is encoded by the coding sequence ATGAAAAAAATATCCCTTGGTCTGTTATTATTATTTTGTTTCAATCTTTTCGCACAAGAAAATTATCCGAAAGATGCTTTTGGACCACCAATGGATATCCCCATTATTTTAGCGGGTACATTTGGCGAGCTGCGTTCTAACCATTTTCATTCTGGTGTTGATATTAAAACACAGCAACGAGAAGGTGTACCAATAAACGCAATTGGCGATGGTACCATTACCCGTATAAAGGTTTCACTTTGGGGCTATGGCAAAGTTCTTTATATAGCGCATCCAAATGGGTATACTTCGGTTTACGGACATCTTCAGAAGTTCTCTCCTACTATTGAAGCTTATATCAAAAAATTACAATACAATAAAAAATCATTTGAAGTCGAGGTTTTTCCTGATTACGGGGAATTAAAAGTATCCAAAGGTGAATTAATTGCCTATAGTGGTAACACTGGTGGTTCTGCTGGTCCACATTTACATTTTGAAATTAGAAGTAGCATTTCTGAAAAACCGACCAACCCTTTAATGTATGGCTTAGATGTAGCTGATGCTACAAATCCTATCCTTGAAAAATTATTTGTTTATCCGCTTACAGATAAATCTCATGTTAATAATAATTATAAAAGAACACAGGTAAACTTCAGTAAACAGACTGATGGTTCATTTTTAGCAGATAAAGTTACTGCCCTAGGTGAAATTGGAGTCGGTTTTATTGGTTTTGATAGGCTAGATATGGCCGCCAATAAAAACGGTGTATATAGTGTTGAACTTAGTGTAAATGGAAAAATATATTCCTTGTATGATTTTGAGTCATTTTCTTTTGGTGAGACTAGATACATAAACACGCTCGTAGACTATGATTATTATGGTAGAAATAGACAGAAAATTCAGAAGAGCTTTAAATCGGCAGGCAATAACCTGAGTATTTATAAAGATTTATATAACGATGGTAAAATAAAAATAAACGAAGGTTTAAGTTATACTGCAAAATTATTGATCAAAGATTACGCTGGTAATAAGGTAGAACTTAATATACCTGTTGAAGGCGTAAAGAATTTATTAGGCAACAAAAAAGTAATTGCGAAAACAGATAATTACGTTATTGCAAAAAAACCTAATAATTTTGATTTAGGTGGTGCCAAAGTTTATTTTCCAACAAACACTTTTTATGAAAATTTTTATATCGATTTAAAGAAGGGAAAAGACACGGTAACCATTCATCGTAACACAGTGCCGGCACATAAAAATTTCACAATAACTTTTGATGTCTCTAAATATTCAAAAGAAGAACAAAAACAATTATTTATTGCTAGGCTAGATTCCAAACTTAGACCAAACCATGCGAACACCTATAAGCGTGGTAACGAATTTACAACAAGAACACGTAATTTAGGTACGTACACTTTAGCTAAAGATTCTGTTGCACCCACTATCAGAACCAAGAATTTTAAAGACAAGCAATGGTTAAACAATTATAAGTACTTGAGTGTACAAATAGCTGATGACTTAAGTGGTATAGATAAATATTCTGCTACATTAAATGGTGAATGGATTTTAATGGAATACGAACCTAAGCGTAATACATTAACCTATAATTTTGATGATAAGATTGCAGACCAAACGCAATGTGTACTTGAAGTTACCGTTACAGATAATGTAGGAAATACGAACACCCTAACCACCTCTTTTTATAGAAAATAA
- a CDS encoding cell division protein ZapA, whose translation MSEKLKIKLSIADRVYPLTIDPAQEEGLRKAAKNIEQLAKKFEQNYAVRDKQDVLAMCALQFASKIEQNGIEQTEGTKEAEERLQALEDLVTSKLALK comes from the coding sequence ATGTCAGAAAAGCTCAAAATAAAACTTTCTATTGCTGATAGGGTCTACCCATTGACTATTGACCCTGCTCAGGAAGAAGGCTTGCGTAAAGCCGCTAAAAACATAGAACAGTTGGCTAAAAAATTTGAGCAGAATTATGCAGTTAGAGACAAACAAGATGTTTTGGCCATGTGCGCCTTGCAATTTGCGTCTAAAATTGAACAAAATGGCATAGAGCAAACAGAAGGAACCAAAGAAGCTGAAGAGCGTTTACAAGCGCTAGAAGATTTGGTGACATCTAAATTAGCTTTGAAATAA
- the rny gene encoding ribonuclease Y produces MDSTMIIIAAIVGLAIGFAIAKFLEKGKASKTIINAKKDAERILKDANAEGESVKKEKILQAKEKFLELKAEHEKVINSKDRKINEAEKRTRDKESQVSSELAKNKNMNSQLDNKLKDVEQKKELFDKRHEELDKMHKSQIQQLEVISGLSADEAKNQLVQSLKETAKTDAMAYIQSTVEESKLTAQQEARKIIINTIQRIGTEEAVENCVSVFNIESDDVKGRIIGREGRNIRALEAATGVEIIVDDTPEAIILSCFDSVRREVARLSLHKLVTDGRIHPARIEEIVKKTEKQIEAEIVEIGKRTVIDLGIHGLHPELIRAVGRMKYRSSYGQNLLQHSREVAKLCGVMASELGLNPKIAKRAGLLHDIGKVPNTENEIETPHAILGMQWAEKFGEKPEVCNAIGAHHDEIEMTTLIAPIVQVCDAISGARPGARRQVLDSYIQRLKDLEEVAFGFSGVQKAYAIQAGRELRVIVESEKVNDDRAAQLSFEISQKIQTDMTYPGQVKVTVIRETRAVNVAK; encoded by the coding sequence ATGGATAGTACAATGATAATTATTGCCGCAATAGTTGGGCTGGCAATCGGTTTTGCAATAGCAAAATTTTTGGAAAAAGGGAAAGCCTCTAAAACCATAATAAACGCAAAGAAAGACGCTGAACGCATATTAAAAGATGCAAATGCAGAAGGAGAGAGTGTCAAGAAAGAAAAGATTTTACAGGCGAAAGAGAAGTTTTTAGAATTAAAAGCTGAGCATGAAAAGGTTATTAATAGTAAGGACAGAAAGATAAACGAAGCAGAGAAGCGCACTAGAGATAAGGAGTCTCAAGTGAGTAGTGAACTTGCCAAAAACAAGAACATGAACTCTCAGCTAGATAATAAATTGAAAGACGTAGAGCAGAAAAAAGAACTTTTTGACAAACGTCATGAAGAGTTGGATAAAATGCATAAAAGCCAAATTCAACAATTAGAAGTTATTTCTGGTCTTTCTGCTGATGAAGCTAAAAATCAATTGGTACAAAGTTTGAAAGAAACGGCTAAGACTGATGCTATGGCCTACATTCAATCTACTGTTGAAGAATCTAAACTTACAGCACAACAAGAAGCACGTAAAATTATAATTAACACCATTCAGAGAATTGGTACAGAAGAAGCAGTTGAGAACTGTGTATCTGTATTTAATATTGAATCTGATGATGTTAAAGGTAGAATTATTGGTAGGGAAGGTAGAAATATTAGAGCTTTAGAAGCTGCTACCGGAGTTGAGATTATTGTTGATGATACGCCAGAAGCTATTATACTTTCTTGTTTCGATTCTGTTAGAAGAGAGGTTGCAAGACTTTCGCTTCATAAGTTAGTGACAGATGGTAGAATTCACCCGGCAAGAATTGAAGAGATTGTTAAGAAGACCGAAAAACAAATAGAAGCAGAAATTGTTGAAATAGGTAAGCGTACTGTTATCGACCTAGGTATTCATGGTTTACACCCAGAGTTAATACGTGCAGTTGGTAGAATGAAGTATAGATCTTCTTACGGTCAAAACTTGTTGCAACACTCTAGAGAAGTAGCAAAACTTTGTGGTGTTATGGCTTCTGAATTAGGATTGAATCCTAAAATTGCTAAACGTGCAGGACTTTTGCATGATATAGGTAAAGTACCAAATACTGAAAATGAAATAGAAACACCACACGCTATCTTAGGTATGCAGTGGGCTGAGAAGTTTGGTGAAAAACCAGAGGTATGTAATGCCATTGGTGCTCACCACGATGAAATAGAAATGACAACTCTTATTGCACCAATTGTTCAGGTTTGTGATGCTATTAGTGGTGCAAGACCAGGAGCAAGAAGACAGGTGTTAGATTCTTATATTCAGCGTTTAAAAGACCTTGAAGAGGTTGCATTTGGCTTTAGCGGTGTACAGAAGGCTTACGCTATACAAGCTGGTAGAGAGCTTCGTGTTATCGTTGAGAGCGAGAAAGTAAATGATGATAGAGCTGCGCAGTTGTCGTTTGAGATTTCACAGAAAATACAAACAGATATGACTTATCCTGGTCAGGTGAAAGTTACTGTAATACGTGAGACAAGAGCTGTCAATGTAGCAAAGTAA
- a CDS encoding sensor histidine kinase, giving the protein MVKPEIPKNEQQRLEALKSFNVLDTLEEKEYDAITRIAADICNTPMALVSLVDEGRQWFKSHHGIDATETPRELAFCAHAINTPNSLLLVNDASKDERFSDNPLVTGGPSVQFYAGAPLNTKEGESIGTLCVIDTKPRAEFTERQQASLKDLADQVMAQLELRRQNIKEKIINEELRIKNNQLKQLSYRMAHDMKTPLLGISSVVGFIKEDYTEFFKDTEIPKYLGIIDNRVEYMESLITGIINYNSITNAEINLENFNISKEIENVLSKQSYSESVSLQLENCDHNIEHSLNSFDQIFRDLISNSIKFTNKSDIEIKVSFSENENAYSFTYEDNGPGIPEKYWKKVFLLFEKLNTEGATDTGIGLTTIKELIEKLGGKITIRKRDDDKEGVHFSFTLSKNLS; this is encoded by the coding sequence ATGGTTAAGCCAGAAATACCAAAAAACGAACAACAGCGGTTAGAAGCATTAAAAAGCTTTAATGTTCTTGATACCCTAGAAGAAAAAGAATATGATGCCATAACGCGTATTGCAGCAGATATTTGCAATACGCCCATGGCATTAGTTTCGTTAGTTGATGAAGGTAGGCAATGGTTTAAATCTCATCATGGCATAGATGCTACCGAAACACCAAGAGAATTAGCTTTTTGCGCACATGCCATTAACACTCCCAATTCTCTATTATTAGTAAACGACGCCAGTAAAGATGAACGTTTTTCTGATAACCCCTTAGTAACAGGCGGGCCATCAGTGCAGTTTTATGCCGGTGCCCCATTAAATACTAAAGAAGGTGAATCTATAGGTACACTTTGTGTTATAGACACTAAACCACGGGCTGAATTTACCGAGAGACAACAAGCCTCTCTAAAAGACCTTGCCGATCAGGTAATGGCACAACTAGAACTTCGACGACAAAATATTAAGGAAAAGATTATTAATGAAGAATTACGTATTAAAAATAATCAGCTAAAGCAGTTATCATATCGAATGGCACATGATATGAAAACCCCTTTATTAGGTATTAGTTCTGTTGTTGGTTTTATAAAAGAGGATTATACAGAGTTCTTTAAAGATACTGAGATACCAAAATACTTAGGTATTATAGACAATAGGGTTGAATATATGGAATCTTTGATCACTGGCATTATCAATTACAACTCCATTACCAATGCTGAGATAAATTTGGAAAATTTTAATATATCAAAAGAAATTGAAAACGTACTTAGTAAACAATCTTATAGTGAATCTGTTTCATTACAATTAGAAAATTGTGACCATAATATAGAACACTCCTTAAATAGCTTTGACCAAATATTTAGAGATTTAATATCCAACAGTATTAAATTCACCAATAAGTCTGATATTGAAATAAAAGTCTCTTTTAGTGAAAATGAAAATGCTTATTCTTTCACATATGAAGATAATGGACCTGGTATACCTGAGAAATATTGGAAAAAGGTTTTCTTATTATTCGAAAAACTTAACACAGAAGGTGCTACCGATACCGGTATTGGGCTAACAACTATTAAAGAGCTAATAGAAAAACTAGGAGGTAAAATTACCATAAGAAAGCGTGATGACGATAAAGAAGGTGTGCATTTCAGTTTTACACTTTCCAAAAACCTTTCCTAA
- a CDS encoding DUF349 domain-containing protein, with product MSEDKEQQLPENSIEENTAIESAKNTVEETVNTTEESTELPTEPSTDTKEALEETDVMNEIDDSNAEDAEDTDTVKRHEIPMPDYHEMSMENLVGELQRLVKNEKVQAIRKHVDTIKDEFNQKFDEFLEEKKEEFIANGGNEIDFRYNSVDKQQFNEVYSEYRDKRNQHYKSLEKSHKENLAYRLDLIEQLKALVNVEEDINTTYNNFKDIQAKWRHAGAIPRADYNNVWKTYHHHIEIFYDFLNINRDLRDLDFKHNLEEKGKIVARAEELSKEPDLNRAFRELQVLHKIWKEDLGPVGKDHREEIWDRFSAATKIIHERRQDYFKNLDKIKEENLERKHAIIAEINTLSENVSSNHGTLQQQIKKLEELREAFFKAGQVPQKVNSKTWNSFKGAVRVFNQNKNAFYKNLKKDQQENLDKKRALLEIAVSIKDSDDFDATTAEMKRIQGQWKKIGHVPRKYSDKLWKEFKTACNHYFDRLNALKNDAFKEEEANFKLKDEFLDRLKAFELSGDKAKDLEEIEKFSEEWKTYGRVPFKKKNINQKFDKIIDALYEKCGVSKQESELLKYGNKIQQLSNNDNQERAIQNERAFIRKKIDESKDEIRQLENNLQFFSNASETNPLVQDVIKRVNQHKESLGAWKAKLKKLNILKNTLLKEDEEVEETDEPTTEE from the coding sequence ATGTCTGAGGATAAAGAACAACAATTACCAGAGAATTCAATAGAGGAAAATACTGCAATAGAATCTGCTAAAAACACAGTAGAAGAAACAGTGAATACTACTGAAGAATCAACAGAATTACCAACAGAACCTTCAACTGATACTAAAGAAGCCTTAGAAGAAACTGATGTAATGAATGAGATTGACGATTCTAATGCTGAAGACGCTGAAGATACGGATACTGTAAAAAGACATGAAATACCTATGCCAGATTACCATGAAATGAGCATGGAAAATTTGGTTGGCGAATTACAACGCTTAGTGAAGAACGAAAAAGTTCAAGCCATAAGAAAACATGTTGATACCATTAAAGACGAATTCAATCAGAAATTTGATGAGTTTCTAGAAGAAAAGAAAGAAGAATTTATTGCTAACGGTGGTAATGAAATTGATTTTAGATATAATTCTGTAGACAAACAACAATTCAACGAAGTATACTCAGAATATAGAGACAAGCGTAACCAACATTATAAGAGCTTAGAAAAAAGCCATAAAGAAAATCTTGCCTATAGATTAGATCTTATTGAACAGCTGAAAGCCTTAGTTAATGTTGAAGAAGATATAAATACTACGTATAACAATTTCAAAGATATACAGGCTAAATGGCGCCATGCAGGAGCTATACCACGTGCAGATTATAATAATGTTTGGAAAACATACCACCACCACATTGAAATTTTCTATGATTTTTTAAATATCAATAGAGACTTAAGAGATTTAGACTTTAAGCACAACCTTGAGGAAAAAGGTAAAATAGTTGCTAGAGCCGAAGAACTATCAAAAGAACCAGATTTAAATAGAGCCTTTAGAGAACTACAGGTTTTACACAAAATCTGGAAAGAAGATTTAGGTCCGGTAGGTAAAGACCACAGAGAAGAAATCTGGGACCGTTTTAGTGCCGCAACAAAAATTATTCACGAAAGAAGACAAGATTATTTTAAAAATCTTGATAAGATAAAAGAAGAAAATTTAGAACGCAAGCATGCAATTATTGCTGAGATAAATACGCTTAGTGAAAATGTATCTAGCAATCATGGTACACTGCAGCAACAGATAAAGAAATTAGAAGAACTTAGAGAGGCCTTTTTCAAAGCAGGTCAAGTACCACAAAAAGTGAATTCTAAAACTTGGAACAGTTTTAAAGGAGCAGTACGTGTATTCAATCAGAATAAAAATGCCTTTTACAAGAACCTTAAAAAAGATCAACAAGAAAATTTAGACAAAAAAAGAGCCCTATTAGAAATAGCGGTTTCAATAAAGGATAGTGACGATTTTGATGCGACTACTGCAGAAATGAAGCGTATACAAGGTCAATGGAAAAAAATTGGGCATGTTCCAAGAAAGTACTCCGACAAATTATGGAAAGAATTCAAAACTGCCTGCAATCACTATTTCGATAGGTTAAATGCGCTTAAAAATGATGCTTTTAAAGAAGAGGAAGCCAATTTTAAATTAAAAGATGAATTCCTTGACCGTCTTAAAGCATTTGAATTAAGCGGTGACAAAGCTAAAGATTTAGAGGAAATCGAGAAATTTTCTGAAGAATGGAAAACTTATGGAAGAGTTCCTTTCAAAAAGAAAAATATCAATCAGAAGTTCGATAAAATTATAGATGCACTATATGAAAAATGTGGTGTTAGCAAGCAAGAATCTGAACTGTTGAAATATGGTAACAAGATTCAGCAACTTAGCAATAACGACAATCAAGAACGTGCTATACAGAATGAACGTGCATTTATCAGAAAAAAAATAGATGAAAGCAAAGATGAAATTAGACAGTTAGAAAATAACTTACAGTTTTTCTCTAACGCATCTGAAACTAATCCGTTAGTACAAGATGTTATTAAAAGAGTCAATCAACACAAAGAGTCATTGGGTGCTTGGAAAGCAAAACTGAAAAAATTAAACATCTTGAAAAATACACTTCTAAAAGAAGATGAAGAAGTTGAGGAGACTGATGAGCCTACAACCGAAGAATAA